In the Styela clava chromosome 8, kaStyClav1.hap1.2, whole genome shotgun sequence genome, one interval contains:
- the LOC120345434 gene encoding osmotic avoidance abnormal protein 3-like isoform X1, whose product MSLNINPSKKAAELYSGKMAESVKVIVRCRPLNGREASLKCKCIVELSEERGQCNIRKPGSSSDQPPKQFTFDGAYFTESTTEQIYNDIAYPLVEGVVEGYNGTVFAYGQTGCGKSYSMQGVDDPPTQRGIIPRAFQHIFESIEVAENTKYLVHASYLEIYNEDIRDLLSNNIKQKLELKEHPDRGVYVKELSMHPVSNVSECETIMASGWRNRSVGATLMNADSSRSHSIFSIYLEACDTGIDGGDHIRAGKLNLVDLAGSERQSKTGATGERLREATKINLSLSALGNVISALVDGKSKHIPYRDSKLTRLLQDSLGGNTKTLMVACLSPADNNYEETLSTLRYANRAKNIKNKPRINEDPKDALLREYQEEIKKLRGLLAGQLGPEGIKALGSKLLDDGALLEGQSPPPRPKSVFKDVQDDDETQATSTSDDSENIRMEFEARLNELKGKYEAEQMSNAKLQEDMNKLKSQYNQQMEQMNKMSSTSSSHQSDPNQERFVSSCSEVEPYSGVESDTSRCGSSFSETEDESGNPENAVQESPDADLLVYRQSANFMLKLSEMIYNHALELSVKRSIDTFPNEPLEAVAHALAASHGSSTLSSTDTGFTESSFDATESSSAASSQQKAQVARYIGTVDNATSSQQQQQQQNFSSEDQKEEVIMEQQKEALKRLQMLQQNMVGGEKANDEDAKEKRRRRKKHVDERRFLLAKAAREDDEIIMLNVYDSIHDEVKARDKIISIKNRELEAAKMEVEDVSYEFERDREEYLSTIRKQEREISFLQGLISKIHPTLRRDCNYNNIDRVRNESTWNDDQQTWELPDLVVVKTSLPAAGSRTLARGLSQQTTSVESYTSRNDEAEDDRFYSKLSNSSSEEFANKYFMPKRHVHQIVSSSHTDQPSKGGLHMLGMHSTSSPLLTNGLANGDRNSPSQHNPASTSSLAQMSLNGNNSNLDFALTRRPHRLDSLNPIGTNTKKKKKKKHGDLS is encoded by the exons ATGAGTCTAAACATAAATCCAAGcaag AAAGCTGCTGAATTATACAGTGGGAAGATGGCGGAATCTGTAAAAGTCATTGTTCGGTGTCGCCCTCTCAATGGAAGAGAAGCTTCTTTGAAATGCAAG tgTATTGTGGAATTGTCAGAGGAGAGAGGACAATGTAATATCAGAAAACCTGGTAGTAGCTCAGATCAACCACCAAAACAATTTACATTTGATGGAGCATATTTTACAGAATCAACCAcagagcaaatttacaatgacaTTGCATACCCTCTGGTTGAG GGTGTTGTAGAAGGATACAATGGGACAGTGTTTGCCTATGGTCAAACTGGATGTGGAAAATCATACAGTATGCAGGGTGTTGATGATCCACCTACTCAAAGAGGAATTATTCCACGGGCATTTCAGCATATCTTTGAAAGCATAGAA GTGGCTGAAAATACCAAATATCTTGTTCATGCATCTTATCTTGAAATATATAATGAAGATATCAGAGATTTATTAAGTAATAATATCAAACAAAAACTTGAG TTAAAAGAACATCCTGATCGAGGAGTATATGTAAAAGAATTATCAATGCATCCAGTAAGCAATGTATCCGAATGTGAAACCATAATGGCATCAGGTTGGAGGAATAGATCTGTAGGTGCAACATTAATGAATGCAGATTCATCAAGATCTCATTCTATTttctcaatttatttggaaGCGTGTGATACAG GAATCGATGGTGGTGATCACATTCGTGCTGGAAAATTAAACTTAGTTGATCTTGCTGGAAGTGAAAGACAATCGAAAACAGGAGCAACTGGTGAAAGACTGCGTGAAGCAACCAAAATCAATTTATCACTTTCGGCCCTtg GAAATGTGATATCTGCTTTGGTCGATGGAAAATCAAAACACATTCCATATCGTGATTCAAAGCTGACTAGATTGTTACAAGATTCACTCGGAGGAAATACGAAAACTTTGATGGTCGCTTGTCTCTCTCCAGCTGACAATAATTATGAAGAAACTTTAAGTACATTGCG tTATGCAAATCGTGCCAAAAATATCAAGAACAAGCCAAGAATAAATGAAGATCCTAAAGATGCTCTTCTCCGAGAATATCAAgaagaaatcaaaaaattacggGGATTGCTGGCTGGACAACTTGGCCCAGAAGGAATAAAAg CACTTGGAAGCAAACTACTAGATGATGGAG cTTTATTGGAAGGTCAGTCGCCGCCTCCTCGGCCAAAATCTGTTTTCAAAGATGTTCAAGACGATGATGAAACTCAAGCAACCAGCACTTCTGATGACTCCGAAAACATCAGAATG GAATTTGAAGCCAGATTAAATGAATTGAAAGGGAAATATGAAGCAGAGCAAATGAGTAATGCAAAATTACAAGAGGAtatgaataaattgaaaagtcaATATAATCAACAAATGgagcaaatgaataaaatgtCTTCGA CCTCTTCTTCACATCAATCTGACCCAAACCAg GAAAGGTTTGTATCGTCATGTTCTGAAGTCGAACCATATTCTGGAGTCGAATCAGATACATCTCGTTGTGGGTCATCCTTTTCCGAAACAGAGGATGAATCAGGGAATCCTGAAAACGCTGTTCAGGAATCTCCTGATGCCGATCTTCTAGTTTACAGACAATCTgctaattttatgttgaaactTTCTGAAATGATTTACAATCATGCTCTCGAACTTTCAGTCAAGAGATCTATCGATACATTTCCTAATGAACCATTGGAAGCAGTTGCGCATGct CTTGCGGCATCTCATGGTTCATCGACTTTATCATCAACAGATACTGGTTTTACAGAATCATCATTTGAT GCAACTGAAAGTAGTTCTGCAGCAAGTAGCCAACAGAAAGCACAAGTCGCTCGGTATATCGGAACAGTTGATAATGCTACTTcatcacaacaacaacaacaacaacaaaatttttcatcAGAAGATCAGAAAGAAGAAGTTATCATGGAGCAGCAGAAAGAAGCATTGAAAAG GCTTCAAATGCTTCAACAGAACATGGTTGGAGGTGAGAAAGCGAATGATGAAGACGCAAAAGAAAAGCGTAGAAGAAGGAAAAAACATGTTGATGAAAGAAGATTTTTGCTAGCAAAAGCTGCTCGAGAGGATGATGAAATTATAATGTTAAATGTGTATGACAGCATTCATGATGAAGTGAAAGCCAGAGATAAAATAATCTCAATAAAAAATAGAGAG TTGGAAGCTGCTAAGATGGAAGTTGAAGATGTCAGTTATGAATTTGAACGTGACAGAGAAGAATATCTTTCAACTATTAGAAAACAAGAAAGAGAAATATCGTTTTTACAA GGATtaataagtaaaatacatcCTACACTACGACGTGATTGTAATTACAATAATATTGATCGAGTTCGTAATGAATCAACATGGAACGATGATCAACAAACGTGGGAATTGCCTGATCTTGTTGTTGTTAAAACATCACTGCCAGCTGCag GATCACGTACACTAGCTAGAGGTCTATCTCAACAAACAACTTCTGTTGAATCATATACTAGT AGAAATGATGAAGCAGAAGATGATCGATTCTATAGTAAATTAAGCAACAGTAGCAGCGAAGAATTTgcgaataaatattttatgccTAAGAGACACGTTCATCAAATTGTTTCGTCATCACATACAGATCAGCCATCTAAAG GTGGACTTCACATGCTTGGAATGCATAGCACTTCATCACCTTTGCTTACAAATGGACTGGCAAATGGAGACCGAAATTCTCCAAGCCAACACAATCCTGCATCGACTAGTTCATTAGCACAAATGTCATTAAACGGAAATAATTCAAACTTAGATTTTGCTTTAACAAGAAGACCACACAGACTCGATTCTCTCAACCCAATCGGcacaaatacaaagaaaaaaaagaagaaaaaacatGGAGATTTATCTTGa
- the LOC120345434 gene encoding osmotic avoidance abnormal protein 3-like isoform X2, producing MSLNINPSKKAAELYSGKMAESVKVIVRCRPLNGREASLKCKCIVELSEERGQCNIRKPGSSSDQPPKQFTFDGAYFTESTTEQIYNDIAYPLVEGVVEGYNGTVFAYGQTGCGKSYSMQGVDDPPTQRGIIPRAFQHIFESIEVAENTKYLVHASYLEIYNEDIRDLLSNNIKQKLELKEHPDRGVYVKELSMHPVSNVSECETIMASGWRNRSVGATLMNADSSRSHSIFSIYLEACDTGIDGGDHIRAGKLNLVDLAGSERQSKTGATGERLREATKINLSLSALGNVISALVDGKSKHIPYRDSKLTRLLQDSLGGNTKTLMVACLSPADNNYEETLSTLRYANRAKNIKNKPRINEDPKDALLREYQEEIKKLRGLLAGQLGPEGIKALLEGQSPPPRPKSVFKDVQDDDETQATSTSDDSENIRMEFEARLNELKGKYEAEQMSNAKLQEDMNKLKSQYNQQMEQMNKMSSTSSSHQSDPNQERFVSSCSEVEPYSGVESDTSRCGSSFSETEDESGNPENAVQESPDADLLVYRQSANFMLKLSEMIYNHALELSVKRSIDTFPNEPLEAVAHALAASHGSSTLSSTDTGFTESSFDATESSSAASSQQKAQVARYIGTVDNATSSQQQQQQQNFSSEDQKEEVIMEQQKEALKRLQMLQQNMVGGEKANDEDAKEKRRRRKKHVDERRFLLAKAAREDDEIIMLNVYDSIHDEVKARDKIISIKNRELEAAKMEVEDVSYEFERDREEYLSTIRKQEREISFLQGLISKIHPTLRRDCNYNNIDRVRNESTWNDDQQTWELPDLVVVKTSLPAAGSRTLARGLSQQTTSVESYTSRNDEAEDDRFYSKLSNSSSEEFANKYFMPKRHVHQIVSSSHTDQPSKGGLHMLGMHSTSSPLLTNGLANGDRNSPSQHNPASTSSLAQMSLNGNNSNLDFALTRRPHRLDSLNPIGTNTKKKKKKKHGDLS from the exons ATGAGTCTAAACATAAATCCAAGcaag AAAGCTGCTGAATTATACAGTGGGAAGATGGCGGAATCTGTAAAAGTCATTGTTCGGTGTCGCCCTCTCAATGGAAGAGAAGCTTCTTTGAAATGCAAG tgTATTGTGGAATTGTCAGAGGAGAGAGGACAATGTAATATCAGAAAACCTGGTAGTAGCTCAGATCAACCACCAAAACAATTTACATTTGATGGAGCATATTTTACAGAATCAACCAcagagcaaatttacaatgacaTTGCATACCCTCTGGTTGAG GGTGTTGTAGAAGGATACAATGGGACAGTGTTTGCCTATGGTCAAACTGGATGTGGAAAATCATACAGTATGCAGGGTGTTGATGATCCACCTACTCAAAGAGGAATTATTCCACGGGCATTTCAGCATATCTTTGAAAGCATAGAA GTGGCTGAAAATACCAAATATCTTGTTCATGCATCTTATCTTGAAATATATAATGAAGATATCAGAGATTTATTAAGTAATAATATCAAACAAAAACTTGAG TTAAAAGAACATCCTGATCGAGGAGTATATGTAAAAGAATTATCAATGCATCCAGTAAGCAATGTATCCGAATGTGAAACCATAATGGCATCAGGTTGGAGGAATAGATCTGTAGGTGCAACATTAATGAATGCAGATTCATCAAGATCTCATTCTATTttctcaatttatttggaaGCGTGTGATACAG GAATCGATGGTGGTGATCACATTCGTGCTGGAAAATTAAACTTAGTTGATCTTGCTGGAAGTGAAAGACAATCGAAAACAGGAGCAACTGGTGAAAGACTGCGTGAAGCAACCAAAATCAATTTATCACTTTCGGCCCTtg GAAATGTGATATCTGCTTTGGTCGATGGAAAATCAAAACACATTCCATATCGTGATTCAAAGCTGACTAGATTGTTACAAGATTCACTCGGAGGAAATACGAAAACTTTGATGGTCGCTTGTCTCTCTCCAGCTGACAATAATTATGAAGAAACTTTAAGTACATTGCG tTATGCAAATCGTGCCAAAAATATCAAGAACAAGCCAAGAATAAATGAAGATCCTAAAGATGCTCTTCTCCGAGAATATCAAgaagaaatcaaaaaattacggGGATTGCTGGCTGGACAACTTGGCCCAGAAGGAATAAAAg cTTTATTGGAAGGTCAGTCGCCGCCTCCTCGGCCAAAATCTGTTTTCAAAGATGTTCAAGACGATGATGAAACTCAAGCAACCAGCACTTCTGATGACTCCGAAAACATCAGAATG GAATTTGAAGCCAGATTAAATGAATTGAAAGGGAAATATGAAGCAGAGCAAATGAGTAATGCAAAATTACAAGAGGAtatgaataaattgaaaagtcaATATAATCAACAAATGgagcaaatgaataaaatgtCTTCGA CCTCTTCTTCACATCAATCTGACCCAAACCAg GAAAGGTTTGTATCGTCATGTTCTGAAGTCGAACCATATTCTGGAGTCGAATCAGATACATCTCGTTGTGGGTCATCCTTTTCCGAAACAGAGGATGAATCAGGGAATCCTGAAAACGCTGTTCAGGAATCTCCTGATGCCGATCTTCTAGTTTACAGACAATCTgctaattttatgttgaaactTTCTGAAATGATTTACAATCATGCTCTCGAACTTTCAGTCAAGAGATCTATCGATACATTTCCTAATGAACCATTGGAAGCAGTTGCGCATGct CTTGCGGCATCTCATGGTTCATCGACTTTATCATCAACAGATACTGGTTTTACAGAATCATCATTTGAT GCAACTGAAAGTAGTTCTGCAGCAAGTAGCCAACAGAAAGCACAAGTCGCTCGGTATATCGGAACAGTTGATAATGCTACTTcatcacaacaacaacaacaacaacaaaatttttcatcAGAAGATCAGAAAGAAGAAGTTATCATGGAGCAGCAGAAAGAAGCATTGAAAAG GCTTCAAATGCTTCAACAGAACATGGTTGGAGGTGAGAAAGCGAATGATGAAGACGCAAAAGAAAAGCGTAGAAGAAGGAAAAAACATGTTGATGAAAGAAGATTTTTGCTAGCAAAAGCTGCTCGAGAGGATGATGAAATTATAATGTTAAATGTGTATGACAGCATTCATGATGAAGTGAAAGCCAGAGATAAAATAATCTCAATAAAAAATAGAGAG TTGGAAGCTGCTAAGATGGAAGTTGAAGATGTCAGTTATGAATTTGAACGTGACAGAGAAGAATATCTTTCAACTATTAGAAAACAAGAAAGAGAAATATCGTTTTTACAA GGATtaataagtaaaatacatcCTACACTACGACGTGATTGTAATTACAATAATATTGATCGAGTTCGTAATGAATCAACATGGAACGATGATCAACAAACGTGGGAATTGCCTGATCTTGTTGTTGTTAAAACATCACTGCCAGCTGCag GATCACGTACACTAGCTAGAGGTCTATCTCAACAAACAACTTCTGTTGAATCATATACTAGT AGAAATGATGAAGCAGAAGATGATCGATTCTATAGTAAATTAAGCAACAGTAGCAGCGAAGAATTTgcgaataaatattttatgccTAAGAGACACGTTCATCAAATTGTTTCGTCATCACATACAGATCAGCCATCTAAAG GTGGACTTCACATGCTTGGAATGCATAGCACTTCATCACCTTTGCTTACAAATGGACTGGCAAATGGAGACCGAAATTCTCCAAGCCAACACAATCCTGCATCGACTAGTTCATTAGCACAAATGTCATTAAACGGAAATAATTCAAACTTAGATTTTGCTTTAACAAGAAGACCACACAGACTCGATTCTCTCAACCCAATCGGcacaaatacaaagaaaaaaaagaagaaaaaacatGGAGATTTATCTTGa
- the LOC120345434 gene encoding osmotic avoidance abnormal protein 3-like isoform X4 — protein sequence MSLNINPSKKAAELYSGKMAESVKVIVRCRPLNGREASLKCKCIVELSEERGQCNIRKPGSSSDQPPKQFTFDGAYFTESTTEQIYNDIAYPLVEGVVEGYNGTVFAYGQTGCGKSYSMQGVDDPPTQRGIIPRAFQHIFESIEVAENTKYLVHASYLEIYNEDIRDLLSNNIKQKLELKEHPDRGVYVKELSMHPVSNVSECETIMASGWRNRSVGATLMNADSSRSHSIFSIYLEACDTGIDGGDHIRAGKLNLVDLAGSERQSKTGATGERLREATKINLSLSALGNVISALVDGKSKHIPYRDSKLTRLLQDSLGGNTKTLMVACLSPADNNYEETLSTLRYANRAKNIKNKPRINEDPKDALLREYQEEIKKLRGLLAGQLGPEGIKALGSKLLDDGALLEGQSPPPRPKSVFKDVQDDDETQATSTSDDSENIRMEFEARLNELKGKYEAEQMSNAKLQEDMNKLKSQYNQQMEQMNKMSSTSSSHQSDPNQLAASHGSSTLSSTDTGFTESSFDATESSSAASSQQKAQVARYIGTVDNATSSQQQQQQQNFSSEDQKEEVIMEQQKEALKRLQMLQQNMVGGEKANDEDAKEKRRRRKKHVDERRFLLAKAAREDDEIIMLNVYDSIHDEVKARDKIISIKNRELEAAKMEVEDVSYEFERDREEYLSTIRKQEREISFLQGLISKIHPTLRRDCNYNNIDRVRNESTWNDDQQTWELPDLVVVKTSLPAAGSRTLARGLSQQTTSVESYTSRNDEAEDDRFYSKLSNSSSEEFANKYFMPKRHVHQIVSSSHTDQPSKGGLHMLGMHSTSSPLLTNGLANGDRNSPSQHNPASTSSLAQMSLNGNNSNLDFALTRRPHRLDSLNPIGTNTKKKKKKKHGDLS from the exons ATGAGTCTAAACATAAATCCAAGcaag AAAGCTGCTGAATTATACAGTGGGAAGATGGCGGAATCTGTAAAAGTCATTGTTCGGTGTCGCCCTCTCAATGGAAGAGAAGCTTCTTTGAAATGCAAG tgTATTGTGGAATTGTCAGAGGAGAGAGGACAATGTAATATCAGAAAACCTGGTAGTAGCTCAGATCAACCACCAAAACAATTTACATTTGATGGAGCATATTTTACAGAATCAACCAcagagcaaatttacaatgacaTTGCATACCCTCTGGTTGAG GGTGTTGTAGAAGGATACAATGGGACAGTGTTTGCCTATGGTCAAACTGGATGTGGAAAATCATACAGTATGCAGGGTGTTGATGATCCACCTACTCAAAGAGGAATTATTCCACGGGCATTTCAGCATATCTTTGAAAGCATAGAA GTGGCTGAAAATACCAAATATCTTGTTCATGCATCTTATCTTGAAATATATAATGAAGATATCAGAGATTTATTAAGTAATAATATCAAACAAAAACTTGAG TTAAAAGAACATCCTGATCGAGGAGTATATGTAAAAGAATTATCAATGCATCCAGTAAGCAATGTATCCGAATGTGAAACCATAATGGCATCAGGTTGGAGGAATAGATCTGTAGGTGCAACATTAATGAATGCAGATTCATCAAGATCTCATTCTATTttctcaatttatttggaaGCGTGTGATACAG GAATCGATGGTGGTGATCACATTCGTGCTGGAAAATTAAACTTAGTTGATCTTGCTGGAAGTGAAAGACAATCGAAAACAGGAGCAACTGGTGAAAGACTGCGTGAAGCAACCAAAATCAATTTATCACTTTCGGCCCTtg GAAATGTGATATCTGCTTTGGTCGATGGAAAATCAAAACACATTCCATATCGTGATTCAAAGCTGACTAGATTGTTACAAGATTCACTCGGAGGAAATACGAAAACTTTGATGGTCGCTTGTCTCTCTCCAGCTGACAATAATTATGAAGAAACTTTAAGTACATTGCG tTATGCAAATCGTGCCAAAAATATCAAGAACAAGCCAAGAATAAATGAAGATCCTAAAGATGCTCTTCTCCGAGAATATCAAgaagaaatcaaaaaattacggGGATTGCTGGCTGGACAACTTGGCCCAGAAGGAATAAAAg CACTTGGAAGCAAACTACTAGATGATGGAG cTTTATTGGAAGGTCAGTCGCCGCCTCCTCGGCCAAAATCTGTTTTCAAAGATGTTCAAGACGATGATGAAACTCAAGCAACCAGCACTTCTGATGACTCCGAAAACATCAGAATG GAATTTGAAGCCAGATTAAATGAATTGAAAGGGAAATATGAAGCAGAGCAAATGAGTAATGCAAAATTACAAGAGGAtatgaataaattgaaaagtcaATATAATCAACAAATGgagcaaatgaataaaatgtCTTCGA CCTCTTCTTCACATCAATCTGACCCAAACCAg CTTGCGGCATCTCATGGTTCATCGACTTTATCATCAACAGATACTGGTTTTACAGAATCATCATTTGAT GCAACTGAAAGTAGTTCTGCAGCAAGTAGCCAACAGAAAGCACAAGTCGCTCGGTATATCGGAACAGTTGATAATGCTACTTcatcacaacaacaacaacaacaacaaaatttttcatcAGAAGATCAGAAAGAAGAAGTTATCATGGAGCAGCAGAAAGAAGCATTGAAAAG GCTTCAAATGCTTCAACAGAACATGGTTGGAGGTGAGAAAGCGAATGATGAAGACGCAAAAGAAAAGCGTAGAAGAAGGAAAAAACATGTTGATGAAAGAAGATTTTTGCTAGCAAAAGCTGCTCGAGAGGATGATGAAATTATAATGTTAAATGTGTATGACAGCATTCATGATGAAGTGAAAGCCAGAGATAAAATAATCTCAATAAAAAATAGAGAG TTGGAAGCTGCTAAGATGGAAGTTGAAGATGTCAGTTATGAATTTGAACGTGACAGAGAAGAATATCTTTCAACTATTAGAAAACAAGAAAGAGAAATATCGTTTTTACAA GGATtaataagtaaaatacatcCTACACTACGACGTGATTGTAATTACAATAATATTGATCGAGTTCGTAATGAATCAACATGGAACGATGATCAACAAACGTGGGAATTGCCTGATCTTGTTGTTGTTAAAACATCACTGCCAGCTGCag GATCACGTACACTAGCTAGAGGTCTATCTCAACAAACAACTTCTGTTGAATCATATACTAGT AGAAATGATGAAGCAGAAGATGATCGATTCTATAGTAAATTAAGCAACAGTAGCAGCGAAGAATTTgcgaataaatattttatgccTAAGAGACACGTTCATCAAATTGTTTCGTCATCACATACAGATCAGCCATCTAAAG GTGGACTTCACATGCTTGGAATGCATAGCACTTCATCACCTTTGCTTACAAATGGACTGGCAAATGGAGACCGAAATTCTCCAAGCCAACACAATCCTGCATCGACTAGTTCATTAGCACAAATGTCATTAAACGGAAATAATTCAAACTTAGATTTTGCTTTAACAAGAAGACCACACAGACTCGATTCTCTCAACCCAATCGGcacaaatacaaagaaaaaaaagaagaaaaaacatGGAGATTTATCTTGa